From Pseudovibrio sp. Tun.PSC04-5.I4, a single genomic window includes:
- a CDS encoding SDR family oxidoreductase produces the protein MPPSYTAVITGGNKGIGASLAKEMLDAGYKVLCISRREPEFSHENLEFYKTDLFDKAQVSDVAKTIAAQHDVTHLVHNAGMIIPNLVEEAEPDDISDLAQLHLGSALTLLKAFLPSMKECKFGRVLFNGSRAALGAKTRTAYSASKAGMIGMARTWALELAQHQITVNVVAPGPVLTDNFWGIIPKGSEQEEKLAENIPVGRIGTPEDITNAFMFFADPKSSFITGQTLFVCGGMSVGIALL, from the coding sequence ATGCCCCCCTCCTACACAGCAGTTATCACCGGTGGTAACAAGGGCATCGGTGCATCTCTCGCCAAGGAAATGCTGGATGCCGGATACAAGGTTCTCTGCATCTCTCGCCGTGAACCGGAGTTTAGCCACGAAAACCTTGAGTTTTACAAGACCGATTTATTCGACAAAGCACAAGTCAGTGACGTTGCAAAAACCATTGCGGCGCAACATGATGTAACCCATCTGGTTCACAACGCTGGTATGATTATCCCTAATCTGGTGGAAGAGGCTGAACCTGACGATATCAGTGACTTGGCTCAGCTTCATCTTGGGTCAGCGCTCACATTGCTCAAAGCGTTTTTGCCAAGCATGAAAGAGTGCAAGTTTGGGCGCGTCCTGTTCAATGGCTCACGGGCAGCCCTCGGTGCAAAAACCCGCACTGCCTACAGCGCGTCCAAAGCCGGTATGATTGGGATGGCTCGCACATGGGCATTGGAGTTGGCACAGCATCAAATCACCGTGAATGTTGTGGCGCCGGGTCCTGTTTTGACAGACAATTTTTGGGGAATAATTCCCAAGGGGAGTGAGCAAGAAGAAAAGCTAGCGGAGAACATTCCAGTTGGGCGGATTGGCACACCTGAGGACATCACCAATGCGTTCATGTTCTTTGCTGATCCCAAATCCAGCTTTATCACCGGGCAGACACTCTTTGTATGTGGTGGAATGAGCGTTGGCATAGCACTGCTTTAG
- a CDS encoding thiolase family protein, translating to MSITRKRMGYDGVVLAAPASTPYERYSVETAHWWIAKALRESIKSAGLLPRDIDGFSVSSFSLFPDTAVGLTQHLGLIPRWLDHIPQGGASGPSALRRAARAVQSGDANVVACVAGDTNHVDSFRRMLSSFSRFAQDASYPYGAGGPNACFALLTDYYMREFGATREDFGKICVSQRENALRNKNAIMKKPLTMSEYLLGREISDPITLYDCVMPVAGAESFLVMREEDAVAAGIPYAHISATIERHNAFPEDPIQMRGGWAMDIDELYEMAGHGPDKIDILQSYDDYPIIVMMQIEDLGFCGKGEAAQFLADKDLTINGNFPHNTSGGQLSAGQAGAAGGFIGLVEALRQVTGTADGTQVSGANTALVSGFGVINYDRGVCTSAAILRGNN from the coding sequence ATGAGTATAACTCGAAAACGCATGGGGTATGACGGAGTGGTGTTGGCAGCGCCTGCCAGCACGCCGTATGAGCGTTACTCGGTTGAGACCGCACATTGGTGGATTGCCAAAGCGCTCAGAGAATCAATCAAGTCTGCCGGTTTATTGCCACGGGACATTGACGGGTTTTCCGTCTCCAGCTTCTCGCTGTTTCCTGATACAGCTGTGGGATTAACCCAGCATCTGGGGTTGATACCTCGCTGGCTGGACCACATTCCACAGGGCGGCGCAAGTGGCCCAAGCGCTCTTCGCCGCGCTGCTCGTGCCGTTCAAAGCGGCGATGCAAACGTGGTGGCTTGTGTAGCAGGTGATACCAACCACGTGGATAGTTTTCGGAGGATGTTGAGTAGTTTCTCGCGCTTTGCGCAGGATGCCTCCTACCCATATGGCGCTGGCGGGCCCAATGCTTGCTTTGCGTTGCTGACCGATTATTACATGCGCGAGTTTGGTGCGACACGGGAAGATTTTGGCAAAATCTGTGTGTCTCAGCGGGAAAATGCGTTGAGGAACAAGAACGCAATAATGAAAAAGCCGCTCACCATGAGCGAGTATTTACTGGGCCGCGAGATCAGTGATCCGATCACTCTATATGATTGCGTCATGCCTGTGGCTGGAGCGGAGAGTTTTCTGGTGATGCGGGAAGAAGATGCGGTGGCAGCGGGGATACCTTACGCACACATCAGCGCAACCATTGAGCGCCACAACGCTTTTCCTGAGGATCCCATACAAATGCGCGGCGGTTGGGCTATGGACATCGACGAGCTTTACGAGATGGCTGGTCACGGTCCAGACAAAATAGATATCCTACAGAGCTATGATGATTATCCCATCATCGTCATGATGCAGATAGAAGATCTTGGGTTTTGTGGCAAAGGGGAAGCTGCTCAGTTCCTTGCTGATAAAGACCTGACAATTAATGGCAATTTCCCCCACAACACTTCTGGCGGGCAGCTTTCTGCCGGTCAGGCCGGGGCTGCTGGTGGGTTTATCGGGCTTGTGGAAGCTCTGCGCCAAGTGACTGGGACAGCTGACGGAACACAGGTGAGCGGTGCCAACACTGCTTTGGTTTCCGGCTTTGGTGTCATCAACTATGATCGCGGTGTTTGTACCAGCGCTGCTATTTTGCGGGGGAATAACTGA
- a CDS encoding carbohydrate ABC transporter permease, with amino-acid sequence MSVASSDTAISTGRITRAVIYLVLILFALFYLLPFAIMVLNSVKPLSEITGGNMMSLPQAFTLEPWFKAWNSAQVGIEPTGLKPYFVNSLKMVLPAVTISTILGALNGYVLTKWRFKGDTILFGLMLFACFIPFQIVLIPMARVLGFLDIAGTTPGLVLVHVVYGLGFTTLYFKNYYQVFPTELVRAAQIDGAGFFRIFWRIMLPSSGPIIVVSVIWQFTNIWNDFLFGASFADLDSQPMTVALNNLVNSSTGVKEYNVHFAGAIIAALPTLLVYIVAGRYFVRGLMAGSVKG; translated from the coding sequence TACGCGCGCGGTCATCTACTTGGTGTTGATCCTGTTTGCGCTGTTCTATCTGCTGCCTTTTGCAATCATGGTGCTGAACTCCGTTAAACCTCTCTCCGAGATTACCGGTGGCAATATGATGTCATTGCCGCAAGCCTTCACGTTGGAGCCATGGTTCAAAGCATGGAACAGTGCCCAAGTCGGCATTGAGCCAACTGGCTTGAAACCATACTTCGTGAACTCACTCAAGATGGTGTTGCCAGCGGTGACCATCTCAACCATTTTGGGTGCACTCAATGGCTATGTGCTTACCAAATGGCGCTTTAAGGGCGATACAATCCTGTTTGGCTTGATGCTATTTGCCTGCTTCATTCCGTTCCAGATTGTGCTGATCCCAATGGCACGCGTCCTCGGTTTCCTGGACATTGCCGGCACCACGCCGGGTCTTGTTCTGGTCCATGTGGTCTATGGCCTCGGCTTCACCACGCTGTATTTCAAAAACTACTATCAGGTGTTCCCCACTGAGTTGGTTCGCGCCGCGCAGATTGATGGGGCAGGGTTCTTCCGCATCTTCTGGCGCATCATGCTGCCAAGCTCGGGGCCAATCATTGTGGTCTCTGTCATCTGGCAGTTTACAAACATCTGGAATGACTTCCTGTTCGGTGCATCATTTGCTGATCTGGATAGCCAACCGATGACGGTTGCCCTCAACAACCTCGTCAACTCTTCAACGGGCGTCAAAGAATATAACGTTCATTTTGCCGGAGCGATCATCGCTGCACTTCCAACTCTGTTGGTGTACATCGTGGCTGGCCGCTACTTTGTAAGAGGCCTGATGGCCGGATCGGTGAAGGGATAA
- a CDS encoding cyclase family protein, protein MELVADKQKTALEMLSSALVCGEVEIVDLTHTLDPDFPVIVLPPEFGQCARFRMEEISAYDHRGPAWKWNTFTCSEHTGTHFDAPSHWVSGKDLPNNTVDSIPSENFIGPVVVIDCSDGAAADADFELTPAMIENWEAEHGRIPEGCWVFMRTDWGKRKGAAYLNMQDDGPHSPGPTPDAIKLLIEHRNIRGFGTETVGTDAGQGMHYTPPYPAHYYLHGAGKYGLQCMANLDLLPATGAMILCAPLKIKNGTGSPLRVLALVPKGEQ, encoded by the coding sequence ATGGAACTTGTTGCAGACAAACAGAAAACAGCACTTGAGATGCTCAGCAGCGCTCTGGTTTGTGGTGAGGTCGAAATTGTAGACCTCACACACACGCTGGACCCGGACTTTCCCGTGATTGTTCTTCCCCCTGAGTTTGGACAATGTGCCCGTTTCCGTATGGAGGAGATATCTGCCTACGATCATCGCGGACCGGCATGGAAGTGGAATACATTTACGTGCTCGGAACACACCGGTACGCATTTTGATGCACCTTCGCACTGGGTTTCCGGCAAGGATCTGCCCAACAACACCGTGGATTCTATCCCCTCTGAAAACTTCATTGGCCCGGTGGTTGTAATTGATTGCTCTGATGGTGCAGCAGCTGATGCTGATTTTGAACTGACACCTGCAATGATTGAGAACTGGGAAGCCGAACATGGGCGCATCCCAGAAGGTTGCTGGGTCTTTATGCGGACGGACTGGGGCAAGCGCAAAGGGGCTGCTTATCTTAACATGCAAGATGATGGCCCGCACTCACCGGGGCCAACGCCAGACGCCATTAAGCTCTTGATAGAGCATCGCAATATTCGTGGATTTGGAACTGAAACTGTTGGTACAGACGCAGGGCAAGGCATGCATTATACCCCACCTTATCCTGCGCATTATTACCTTCATGGAGCCGGTAAGTATGGGTTGCAGTGCATGGCAAATCTAGACCTGCTGCCAGCGACCGGTGCGATGATCCTGTGTGCTCCCCTCAAGATTAAAAATGGAACAGGAAGCCCGTTGCGGGTGTTGGCACTCGTCCCGAAAGGAGAACAGTGA
- a CDS encoding SDR family NAD(P)-dependent oxidoreductase, which translates to MVTPIQKPLKKNPQLRTRVPTLPSHLRSRTALFLAAAAAEGRFMLQVCGEPECVSIQYPARDACSHCLSNNLIWQEVSPLGKLIATSTVRTSTSTYFKERMPWRLGTVQLDIGPSVICHLHGDVEVSDNVRLINRLDKSGQSVFLAMPLEDTANQGDDMQLRELTCDPKHRRILITDARNPNCMALANQLLSAGASTVFVGEAEGWRPYQWRRELQRLQGVEVVPLDVTDTTSVKELAAEIGGKVDILINNARFVRPGGIQDRDDIGFAMDEMQVNYFGLMRLAQAFAPGMAGRSADGVNCAVAWVNVLSVYSLINSPAFGSFAASNAAAHSFSQCLRAELATSGIRVVNVYTGPTDDEWHQPLPPPKVPANALARELVKALQNGLEDVYVGDVAKDIRRKFMESPKVLEKELTSLEAL; encoded by the coding sequence ATGGTTACTCCCATCCAAAAGCCACTCAAAAAGAACCCTCAGCTTCGTACCCGTGTCCCTACTCTGCCGTCGCATCTTCGCAGTCGAACTGCGTTGTTTTTGGCTGCAGCTGCCGCTGAAGGCCGGTTTATGTTGCAAGTTTGCGGAGAACCGGAATGTGTGTCAATTCAATATCCTGCGCGAGATGCTTGCAGTCATTGTTTATCTAATAACTTGATCTGGCAGGAGGTTTCTCCGCTTGGCAAGCTGATCGCCACATCGACCGTGCGCACTAGCACCAGCACCTACTTTAAAGAACGCATGCCTTGGAGATTAGGGACTGTGCAACTGGATATCGGCCCTTCAGTCATATGCCATCTGCATGGTGATGTTGAGGTGAGCGATAATGTGCGGCTGATCAATCGGTTAGACAAATCCGGTCAGAGTGTTTTTCTTGCTATGCCGCTGGAAGACACCGCTAATCAAGGGGATGATATGCAGCTTCGTGAACTCACTTGTGACCCCAAACACCGCCGTATACTGATTACAGATGCCCGTAATCCCAATTGTATGGCTCTTGCAAATCAGTTGCTTTCTGCTGGGGCGTCTACAGTGTTTGTTGGCGAGGCGGAGGGCTGGCGCCCGTATCAGTGGCGCAGGGAACTGCAACGCCTTCAAGGAGTTGAGGTTGTTCCACTTGATGTGACGGATACCACTTCCGTTAAAGAGCTGGCAGCCGAGATTGGGGGCAAGGTTGATATCCTCATCAACAACGCCCGTTTTGTAAGGCCCGGTGGCATTCAGGATCGCGATGATATTGGATTTGCTATGGACGAGATGCAAGTCAACTATTTCGGCCTTATGCGGCTGGCACAAGCCTTTGCACCCGGAATGGCTGGACGCAGTGCAGACGGCGTTAATTGCGCTGTGGCCTGGGTCAACGTTCTCTCGGTTTATTCTCTCATAAATAGTCCGGCCTTTGGCAGCTTCGCGGCCTCCAACGCCGCTGCTCATTCGTTCTCGCAGTGTTTACGCGCAGAATTGGCCACCTCCGGTATTCGGGTTGTGAACGTTTACACTGGCCCAACGGATGATGAATGGCATCAGCCGCTTCCTCCACCCAAAGTGCCTGCAAACGCCCTAGCCAGAGAATTGGTGAAAGCTTTGCAGAATGGATTGGAGGATGTTTACGTTGGTGATGTTGCAAAAGACATCCGCCGGAAGTTTATGGAAAGCCCGAAAGTGCTTGAAAAAGAACTCACTAGCTTGGAGGCGCTGTAA
- the soxR gene encoding redox-sensitive transcriptional activator SoxR, with translation MVSAMGLTVGQVAERSGLAVSAIHFYEEKGLVSSWRNNANHRRYSAAVLRKIAVIKAAQKLGVSLKEIKAAMEQLPNEKKITAADWAKLSTWWQQDLDKRIAELQDLREGLNECIGCGCLSLTDCHLLNPEDKLAKQGAGAHLLGWRSQGGGHHE, from the coding sequence ATGGTATCCGCAATGGGTTTGACAGTGGGGCAGGTGGCTGAAAGGAGTGGATTGGCTGTATCAGCTATACATTTCTATGAGGAAAAGGGCTTGGTCTCCTCGTGGCGCAACAACGCCAATCACCGCCGTTATTCTGCTGCGGTTCTCCGTAAAATAGCGGTGATAAAGGCTGCACAAAAACTGGGTGTGTCATTAAAAGAAATCAAAGCAGCAATGGAGCAGCTTCCAAACGAGAAGAAGATTACGGCTGCAGATTGGGCGAAGCTCTCTACGTGGTGGCAGCAGGATCTTGATAAACGCATTGCTGAGCTTCAAGATCTAAGAGAAGGTCTGAATGAGTGCATTGGCTGTGGTTGCCTGTCTTTGACCGATTGCCACCTGCTAAATCCAGAGGATAAGCTCGCAAAACAAGGGGCAGGAGCGCACCTATTAGGCTGGCGCAGTCAAGGAGGTGGTCATCATGAATGA
- a CDS encoding aromatic-ring-hydroxylating dioxygenase subunit beta: protein MTLPTRDDLIDFVYLEARLIDEGRFDEWLELWGPDSYYWMPLDYQQRDPKNMSSLMYEDEFLRKLRVERLNGLRTFSQKPKSRCSHILNRPSIEEFDSVSESYTTRTSVHYVEARLDNQFLLAATVHHHFTMIDGELRMKLKRVDLLNCDAAFGNIQLFI, encoded by the coding sequence ATGACCTTGCCGACGCGTGATGACTTGATTGACTTTGTCTACCTTGAGGCCCGCCTCATTGATGAAGGCCGCTTTGATGAATGGCTGGAGTTGTGGGGGCCGGACAGCTACTACTGGATGCCGCTGGATTACCAACAACGTGACCCGAAAAACATGAGCTCCCTTATGTATGAGGATGAGTTTTTGCGGAAGCTGCGCGTTGAGCGTTTGAACGGTTTGCGGACGTTTTCACAAAAACCAAAAAGCCGCTGTTCTCACATCCTTAACCGGCCAAGTATTGAAGAGTTTGACAGTGTCTCAGAGTCTTACACCACGCGCACTTCCGTGCATTACGTGGAGGCGCGGCTTGATAACCAGTTCTTGCTGGCTGCAACGGTGCACCATCATTTCACGATGATAGATGGTGAGTTACGCATGAAACTGAAGCGGGTCGATCTGCTCAACTGCGATGCTGCCTTTGGCAACATCCAGCTGTTTATCTAG
- a CDS encoding aromatic ring-hydroxylating dioxygenase subunit alpha, with product MAPKYKDNPQAVRDLIRPAEVHRDVYINPEVFDIEMKHLFASTWVYVGHDSQVPNAGDYFATDVARQPILLVRHTDSDVHVLHNRCPHKGTKIVIDRSGNTGKFFRCPYHAWSFRTNGKLLAIPLKKGYKNTGFEESEAGQNGLPAVGGVKNYRGFIFVRLKQDGISFEEYFGNSLSSLDNMVDRSPAGKLEVAGPPLRYMHNCNWKMLVDNQTDTCHPMVAHESSAGTAVKIWESMDKDETTKTPMAMEVIAPFMSPYEFFEDMGIRTWPNGHGHTGVHHSIHSDYSAIPGYLEQMVEAYGEERAKSILGENRHNTVYFPNIMIKGPIQQLRVFIPIAADKTLVESYIFRLVDAPDMLLERTAMYNRLINAPTSIVGHDDLEMYERAQEGLQSDQLEWINVQRLYEEGEDFEVEAVENGTTERQMRNQLHAWKTFILKSMEADAHDLADA from the coding sequence ATGGCGCCTAAGTACAAAGATAACCCGCAGGCGGTGCGCGATCTCATCCGCCCTGCTGAGGTTCACCGGGATGTTTACATCAATCCCGAAGTCTTCGATATTGAAATGAAGCACCTGTTTGCGTCCACTTGGGTTTATGTGGGGCATGATAGTCAGGTGCCCAACGCTGGCGATTATTTCGCGACCGATGTTGCAAGACAACCCATTTTGCTGGTGCGGCACACCGATAGTGATGTGCATGTGTTGCACAATCGCTGCCCTCACAAGGGCACCAAGATTGTCATCGACCGCAGCGGCAACACCGGCAAGTTCTTTCGTTGCCCGTATCATGCGTGGTCCTTCCGCACCAACGGTAAGCTCTTGGCCATTCCGCTGAAGAAGGGCTACAAAAACACCGGATTTGAGGAGAGCGAAGCGGGCCAGAACGGCTTGCCTGCTGTTGGCGGTGTGAAGAATTACCGCGGCTTTATCTTCGTACGTCTGAAGCAAGACGGCATCAGCTTTGAGGAGTACTTCGGGAACTCTCTGTCTTCCCTCGATAATATGGTGGATCGCTCCCCCGCGGGGAAGCTGGAAGTCGCTGGCCCACCTTTGCGCTACATGCATAACTGCAACTGGAAAATGCTCGTCGATAACCAGACCGACACCTGCCACCCGATGGTCGCGCATGAAAGCTCCGCCGGGACTGCCGTGAAGATCTGGGAGAGTATGGACAAGGATGAGACCACCAAAACGCCTATGGCGATGGAGGTGATAGCGCCGTTCATGTCGCCCTATGAGTTTTTTGAGGACATGGGCATTCGCACATGGCCCAATGGGCATGGTCACACTGGTGTTCACCACTCAATCCACTCAGATTACTCGGCTATTCCGGGATACTTGGAGCAGATGGTGGAAGCCTATGGTGAGGAACGAGCCAAGAGCATTCTTGGTGAGAACCGGCATAACACCGTTTATTTCCCGAACATCATGATCAAAGGGCCAATCCAGCAGCTGCGGGTGTTCATCCCCATAGCAGCAGATAAGACGCTGGTGGAGAGTTACATCTTCCGGCTGGTAGATGCACCTGACATGCTTTTGGAACGCACGGCCATGTACAACCGGCTGATCAACGCGCCGACCTCCATTGTTGGGCATGATGATCTGGAAATGTATGAGCGCGCACAGGAAGGTTTGCAGTCCGACCAGCTGGAATGGATCAACGTTCAGCGCCTTTATGAAGAGGGCGAGGATTTTGAGGTGGAAGCGGTTGAGAACGGAACCACTGAACGCCAGATGCGCAACCAACTCCACGCATGGAAGACCTTTATCTTAAAAAGCATGGAGGCAGACGCTCATGACCTTGCCGACGCGTGA
- a CDS encoding AMP-binding protein translates to MNTERSIYDVFGKAVLKWPDRPFLNVLPETAGIYGIGAGEITYKQAYAQIKDAVTSYNAAGLRAGDRVLVLMENRPAFFLHWIALNALGVVIVPINPDLQSSELEYIGWHAEPVLAVCIDARRPDLERAAQDSEQHFPVAVLGEELPVLNETCAKDDYVAKQGDPAAMLYTSGTTGSPKGCVLSNLYFLEAGHWYANAGGICSLSEDGERMITPLPIFHMNAMTYSAMAMIAVGGCLTVLDRFHPRSWWQNVRDANATCLHYLGVMPSILMSMPNAPEDKAHSARFGFGAGIDAKLHIPFEERFDIPLVEAWAMTETGAGSVIAANTEPRKRGMSCLGHPGPEMDVCIMGDDGTPIEGTEPGELLVRRKGSSPRAGFFSSYFKDEAATLEAWEGGWFHTGDIVRRDTDGDFFFVDRKKNVIRRSGENIAAVDVESVLMQHPDIEAVAVCPVPDPIRENEVFASIVWRKDKTQAQAEEIVRWGLERMAYYKVPGFISFSNALPLTSTQKIHRATLKQQALELLDNSMTFNTTHLKRRQLVS, encoded by the coding sequence ATGAATACAGAACGATCTATCTATGATGTGTTTGGCAAAGCAGTTCTTAAATGGCCGGACCGCCCTTTCTTGAATGTGCTGCCAGAAACCGCTGGTATTTACGGTATTGGTGCGGGTGAGATCACCTACAAGCAGGCCTATGCGCAGATCAAAGATGCTGTGACCTCCTATAATGCTGCTGGATTGAGAGCCGGAGACCGGGTTCTTGTTCTAATGGAGAACCGGCCTGCATTCTTCCTGCACTGGATCGCGCTCAATGCCCTTGGTGTTGTTATTGTGCCCATCAACCCGGATCTGCAAAGCTCTGAGCTGGAATATATCGGGTGGCATGCCGAGCCCGTTCTTGCAGTTTGCATTGATGCGCGGCGACCGGATCTGGAACGAGCAGCGCAAGACAGTGAGCAGCATTTTCCCGTTGCTGTGCTTGGCGAAGAGCTGCCCGTTTTGAATGAGACTTGTGCCAAGGACGATTACGTTGCCAAGCAGGGAGATCCTGCGGCGATGCTTTACACATCCGGCACCACCGGAAGCCCCAAAGGCTGTGTGCTTTCCAACCTGTACTTTCTGGAGGCGGGGCACTGGTACGCCAATGCGGGCGGCATATGCTCCTTGAGTGAAGACGGTGAGCGTATGATTACGCCGCTGCCAATCTTCCACATGAACGCGATGACTTACTCTGCCATGGCAATGATCGCTGTTGGGGGGTGTCTGACAGTTCTCGATAGGTTCCACCCCCGATCATGGTGGCAAAACGTTCGTGACGCAAATGCGACTTGCCTGCATTATCTGGGTGTGATGCCGTCCATTTTGATGAGCATGCCGAATGCACCTGAAGACAAGGCGCATTCCGCTCGGTTTGGGTTTGGCGCGGGCATAGATGCCAAGCTGCACATTCCGTTTGAAGAGCGCTTCGACATTCCCCTTGTCGAAGCATGGGCTATGACAGAAACCGGCGCAGGCTCAGTGATTGCAGCAAATACGGAACCTCGCAAACGCGGCATGAGTTGCCTCGGCCATCCGGGCCCTGAGATGGATGTGTGCATCATGGGCGATGATGGAACTCCGATTGAGGGTACAGAACCCGGTGAGCTGTTGGTGAGGCGCAAAGGCTCCTCGCCGCGCGCAGGGTTCTTCTCCTCCTACTTCAAGGATGAGGCTGCGACCTTGGAGGCTTGGGAGGGCGGTTGGTTCCATACAGGTGATATTGTCAGACGTGACACGGACGGGGATTTCTTTTTTGTTGATCGCAAGAAGAACGTGATCCGCCGCAGTGGTGAAAACATCGCCGCTGTTGATGTGGAATCGGTCTTGATGCAGCATCCAGACATTGAGGCTGTCGCCGTTTGCCCTGTTCCTGACCCTATCCGCGAGAATGAAGTTTTTGCATCTATTGTATGGCGCAAGGACAAAACGCAGGCTCAGGCAGAGGAAATTGTGCGCTGGGGGTTGGAACGGATGGCCTATTACAAGGTTCCGGGCTTTATCTCCTTTAGCAACGCACTTCCACTCACTTCCACGCAAAAAATTCACCGAGCGACGCTAAAGCAGCAAGCCCTTGAATTGCTTGATAATTCTATGACCTTCAACACTACACACTTAAAGCGGAGGCAGCTGGTTTCATGA
- the ugpC gene encoding sn-glycerol-3-phosphate ABC transporter ATP-binding protein UgpC codes for MSFLKINNTTKSYGSTKVLHNIDIDVQEGEFLVLVGPSGCGKSTLLNMIAGLEDITSGEISIKGQTMNGVHPSKRNIAMVFQSYALYPNMTVGQNITFGLEMHGVAKSEREKSMGTVAEMLQITPLLNRKPGQLSGGQRQRVAMGRALVRDPDVFLFDEPLSNLDAKLRVDMRTEIKKLHQKLGTTIVYVTHDQIEAMTLSTRIAVMNGGYVQQLGSPKEIYDTPTNLFVASFMGSPSMNLLPAKVIANGDGIFAQVTTGLQEQVNLKFSQPTEALKAFDQKEIILGIRPEAITDPDGADRKAGHVEQIMNRVIVTEPAGSDTYVMSSLNGKDCNARMRADALVKAGEDVPFAINMDKALPFDPVSELRIA; via the coding sequence ATGAGCTTTTTAAAAATAAACAACACCACCAAATCCTACGGCTCAACCAAAGTGCTGCACAACATCGATATCGACGTGCAGGAAGGGGAATTCCTCGTTCTCGTTGGTCCATCAGGGTGCGGTAAGTCTACTCTGTTGAACATGATCGCAGGCCTTGAGGATATCACCTCCGGTGAGATCTCCATCAAAGGGCAGACCATGAACGGGGTCCACCCGTCCAAGCGTAACATTGCCATGGTGTTCCAGTCATACGCGCTGTACCCAAACATGACTGTTGGGCAAAACATCACCTTTGGTCTGGAAATGCACGGTGTTGCCAAATCCGAACGCGAGAAGTCTATGGGCACAGTGGCAGAAATGCTGCAAATCACACCATTACTGAATCGCAAACCGGGCCAACTTTCAGGCGGTCAGCGCCAACGTGTGGCTATGGGGCGTGCATTGGTTCGTGACCCGGATGTCTTCCTGTTTGATGAACCGCTCTCCAACCTTGACGCAAAACTTCGCGTTGATATGCGGACTGAAATCAAGAAGTTACACCAGAAACTGGGCACAACGATTGTCTACGTTACCCATGACCAGATCGAAGCGATGACGCTTTCAACACGCATCGCGGTGATGAATGGCGGGTACGTCCAGCAGCTTGGGTCGCCCAAGGAAATCTATGACACGCCGACAAACTTGTTTGTTGCAAGCTTCATGGGTTCCCCAAGCATGAACTTGCTGCCAGCGAAAGTAATCGCCAATGGGGATGGCATTTTTGCGCAAGTGACAACAGGTCTGCAAGAACAGGTGAATCTCAAGTTCTCGCAGCCGACCGAAGCTCTTAAAGCTTTTGATCAGAAAGAGATTATCCTGGGTATCCGCCCAGAAGCAATCACAGATCCAGATGGTGCAGACCGCAAAGCAGGCCATGTGGAGCAGATCATGAACCGCGTGATCGTGACAGAGCCAGCAGGCTCCGATACCTACGTGATGTCGTCTCTGAATGGTAAAGACTGCAACGCGCGTATGCGTGCTGATGCATTGGTGAAAGCTGGTGAAGACGTGCCATTCGCGATCAATATGGATAAGGCTCTACCTTTCGATCCAGTCTCCGAGTTGCGGATCGCATAA
- a CDS encoding MBL fold metallo-hydrolase, giving the protein MNQIYDDLWQVPLEKRFGTLSSHAYLLKTSERNILISHFDDLESISSLRELGGVDEQYLTHNHEITQSLGDLRFALGSKLIAHERAARHFSSDTTPDRYLQGNGPFTGSDDFQALYTPGHTDNNLCFYYPSPTGKNYLFTGDTIYLDNNTFRTLIMTNDGGDKADLLITLKRLRELAANVVLCSVAVGPYRIVEVTQAEWQALMDDEIAELEAH; this is encoded by the coding sequence ATGAACCAGATCTATGACGACTTATGGCAGGTCCCATTGGAGAAGAGGTTTGGAACGTTATCCTCCCACGCCTACTTGCTCAAAACATCTGAGCGAAACATACTGATTTCGCACTTTGATGACTTGGAAAGTATCAGTAGTCTTCGAGAGTTGGGCGGTGTTGATGAACAGTATCTGACCCATAACCATGAGATTACCCAGAGCCTTGGAGATCTCCGGTTTGCACTCGGCTCCAAACTGATTGCTCATGAGAGGGCTGCTCGCCACTTTAGCAGTGACACCACTCCCGACAGGTATCTTCAAGGGAATGGACCTTTTACCGGTTCAGACGACTTTCAGGCACTTTATACGCCTGGGCATACCGACAATAATCTTTGCTTCTACTACCCCTCTCCAACCGGAAAGAATTATCTCTTTACTGGTGACACAATCTATTTAGATAACAACACGTTCCGTACACTGATCATGACCAATGATGGGGGAGATAAGGCGGATTTACTCATCACTTTGAAAAGGCTGCGGGAGTTGGCTGCTAATGTTGTGCTTTGCAGCGTGGCAGTTGGTCCCTACAGGATCGTAGAAGTTACTCAAGCAGAATGGCAAGCGCTTATGGACGACGAGATTGCGGAACTCGAGGCACACTAA